One window of the Candidatus Poribacteria bacterium genome contains the following:
- a CDS encoding ABC transporter permease subunit gives MTLVQKEVMHHILSVRFVMLLLMCLLLVPLTLSINHQNYRKNLLDYQESVKLSNIEEKIINPSMELEPELEVSKLFLKPTPLSVFANGLGDALPSYLGMTRNGITQGPPATVSDSIAHLLGHLDFLFVIGTVFSLLALLFTFDAVAGEREAGTLRINLANALPRDLFLWSKLIGGYIVFVVPFLVAFLFGLLVIVWQGFPLGEPEVFPRVMILMLAALLYIGVFFAIGTVISTYLDNAKTALIVAFTVWVFAVLIVPRIGFVAAKLIVPTKTAQSVYLEKTALRENFNAELEKRKKEMHQEFWKDRPKASHEQMFAVGQEFDKLVQPLEGAYKQKFADRTDQIDRNYQREKARQEAVGETLSRITPTSSLIYLTTNLTQTGKIKKHNYFEAADRYYGALHADLFSKIVDHASVRSYHPDDLYTIAQPPPIAVPSLDETLRHSLMDVLFLCFFAVVLTTAAFLKFFRSDI, from the coding sequence ATGACGTTAGTTCAAAAAGAGGTGATGCATCATATTCTGAGCGTCCGGTTTGTTATGCTCCTTTTGATGTGTCTATTGCTTGTTCCGTTGACTCTCTCTATCAATCATCAAAACTATCGTAAAAACCTTTTGGATTACCAAGAATCCGTTAAACTGTCAAACATCGAAGAAAAGATCATAAATCCGAGTATGGAACTGGAACCGGAGCTGGAAGTCTCTAAACTCTTCCTCAAACCGACACCCTTGAGCGTTTTCGCAAATGGATTGGGGGACGCACTGCCAAGTTATCTGGGGATGACGCGTAATGGGATTACCCAAGGTCCACCGGCGACCGTTTCCGACTCTATTGCCCACCTTTTAGGGCATCTCGATTTTCTGTTTGTCATCGGCACTGTCTTCAGTTTGCTGGCACTGTTGTTTACCTTCGATGCCGTTGCTGGGGAAAGAGAAGCCGGCACGTTGCGGATTAATTTAGCGAACGCCCTGCCACGCGACCTTTTTTTATGGAGCAAACTCATTGGCGGATACATCGTGTTCGTGGTGCCGTTTTTGGTAGCGTTTCTCTTCGGTTTACTCGTCATCGTCTGGCAAGGGTTTCCCCTGGGTGAGCCAGAGGTTTTCCCACGCGTCATGATTCTGATGCTCGCCGCGCTGCTCTACATCGGTGTATTTTTCGCCATCGGCACGGTGATTTCCACCTATTTAGATAACGCCAAAACAGCCCTCATCGTCGCCTTCACTGTCTGGGTATTCGCTGTGCTGATTGTGCCACGCATCGGGTTTGTCGCTGCGAAATTAATCGTACCCACAAAAACCGCGCAGAGCGTTTATCTCGAAAAGACTGCACTCCGCGAAAATTTCAATGCTGAACTTGAAAAAAGAAAAAAGGAGATGCACCAAGAATTCTGGAAAGATCGTCCGAAGGCTTCCCATGAACAGATGTTTGCAGTAGGACAGGAGTTCGATAAACTGGTGCAACCGCTTGAAGGCGCATATAAGCAGAAATTCGCGGATCGCACCGACCAGATAGATAGGAACTATCAGCGAGAGAAAGCGCGACAGGAAGCGGTCGGCGAAACCCTCTCACGAATCACACCGACATCTTCCCTAATTTATCTCACCACGAACTTGACACAGACTGGAAAGATTAAAAAACACAACTATTTTGAAGCAGCGGATCGTTATTATGGCGCACTTCACGCGGATCTGTTCAGTAAAATAGTAGATCACGCTTCCGTCAGAAGTTACCATCCCGATGATCTCTACACAATTGCGCAGCCACCGCCTATAGCAGTCCCTTCTTTAGATGAAACGTTAAGGCACTCACTGATGGATGTGCTCTTCCTATGCTTCTTTGCGGTGGTGTTGACAACCGCAGCGTTTCTGAAATTCTTCCGCTCCGATATTTGA